In one window of Candidatus Avedoeria danica DNA:
- a CDS encoding tetratricopeptide repeat protein translates to MSAPGPFRVRLLGTFGLESAGRPFRHFNANRPELLLMYMAIAPDTWHLRKSIAADIWPSTDVSTARKHLSYNLFLLKKLTAAEGLDTPFEETRHSLRLRTDLGLDTREFLAELAAAGAAPTVDQRLRHLEAALELYGQGLLPSHRQSWLTPHQQRYHDLAEGARQMVAAALPTPVAAMAGQLHGVVGAWSAAGPSDAGPVHVGAAPHWPDAAESRAAPADGAASGQEWTLDALAKWAAEAEAAIQTPARDDWLMQFDALLPTITAALDHAVSCDRALDALPIPTALWDYYRHRQLLSDGRRQIDRLLAEVRAVPPLLHARALHASGTLAFFDNDRDVARRQLEKAHARWRAIREPGTGLLRTLGNLAITHQGLNELDRAAEIYGQCIAMARRLDEPRLLSTALYNAAQNEIRRRDPVRARHLIEQRQALLAEQPEVLELARNYALLAAVDILSGAHDDAWHEATLAVSLYTKAGDSDGLAHGLRLLGQIALAKGEYDSSLARYRESLKVAEESRSFWQVGLSLGGLAVLHRTRGEEPLAQATQQRATALLRVAQDEESVRRLAAEFAAAAPAPAARRKADAPKAG, encoded by the coding sequence ATGAGCGCTCCCGGTCCATTTCGCGTTCGCCTGCTCGGCACGTTCGGCCTCGAATCGGCAGGGCGACCGTTCCGCCACTTCAACGCCAACCGGCCCGAGCTGCTGTTGATGTACATGGCCATCGCACCGGACACGTGGCACCTGCGCAAATCCATCGCCGCCGACATCTGGCCGTCCACCGACGTCTCCACGGCGCGCAAGCACCTATCGTACAACTTGTTCCTCCTCAAGAAGCTGACAGCGGCGGAAGGACTCGACACGCCGTTCGAGGAGACCCGCCACAGCCTCCGGTTGCGGACCGATCTCGGACTGGACACGCGCGAGTTCCTGGCCGAGCTGGCCGCCGCCGGCGCTGCGCCGACGGTCGATCAGCGGCTGCGCCACCTCGAAGCGGCGCTCGAGCTGTACGGCCAGGGGCTGCTGCCGTCCCACCGCCAATCCTGGCTGACGCCGCACCAACAGCGCTACCACGACCTCGCCGAAGGCGCGCGCCAGATGGTGGCCGCTGCGCTCCCGACCCCCGTCGCGGCGATGGCCGGCCAGCTGCACGGTGTCGTGGGTGCATGGTCGGCTGCCGGCCCGTCGGACGCGGGTCCTGTCCATGTCGGCGCTGCCCCGCACTGGCCCGATGCCGCCGAATCGCGGGCCGCGCCGGCGGACGGCGCCGCGTCGGGTCAGGAGTGGACGCTCGACGCCCTGGCCAAGTGGGCGGCGGAGGCCGAAGCGGCCATCCAGACCCCCGCCCGCGACGACTGGCTCATGCAATTCGACGCTTTGCTCCCGACGATCACTGCCGCGCTCGATCATGCGGTATCGTGCGACCGCGCTTTGGACGCGCTGCCGATTCCGACCGCGCTGTGGGACTACTACCGCCACCGCCAGCTCCTGTCCGACGGGCGGCGACAGATCGACCGTCTGCTTGCCGAGGTGCGCGCGGTGCCGCCGCTGCTGCACGCCCGCGCCCTGCACGCTTCGGGCACGTTGGCCTTCTTCGACAACGACCGCGACGTTGCCCGTCGTCAGCTCGAGAAGGCGCATGCCCGATGGCGCGCGATCCGCGAGCCGGGCACGGGGTTGCTGCGCACGCTCGGCAACCTGGCGATCACCCACCAGGGATTGAACGAGCTCGATCGTGCGGCCGAGATCTACGGCCAGTGCATTGCCATGGCCCGCCGCCTCGACGAGCCGCGCCTGCTGTCGACGGCGCTGTACAACGCCGCCCAGAACGAGATCCGGCGCCGTGACCCGGTGCGCGCTCGCCACCTCATCGAGCAGCGACAGGCGCTCCTGGCCGAGCAGCCCGAAGTCCTCGAGCTGGCCCGCAACTACGCCCTGCTGGCGGCGGTCGACATCCTCTCCGGCGCGCACGACGATGCTTGGCATGAGGCCACGCTGGCCGTCTCCCTGTACACGAAGGCCGGCGACAGCGACGGGCTGGCCCACGGGCTTCGTCTCCTCGGCCAGATCGCTTTGGCCAAGGGCGAATACGACAGCTCGCTCGCCCGATACCGCGAGAGCCTCAAGGTGGCGGAGGAGAGCCGTAGCTTCTGGCAGGTCGGGCTCTCGCTCGGCGGCCTGGCCGTGCTCCACCGGACGCGCGGCGAGGAGCCCCTGGCCCAGGCGACGCAGCAGCGGGCCACGGCCCTCCTGCGCGTCGCCCAGGACGAAGAGAGCGTGAGGCGGCTGGCCGCTGAGTTCGCGGCAGCCGCGCCGGCGCCGGCGGCACGACGCAAGGCGGACGCACCGAAGGCTGGCTAG